AGTGGGCCTGTGTGATGATCAGCACGATTACGGGCATTTGGGAGTGTCTCTGGCTTGGACAAAAGATCTCTGGGCTGCCCTGAAGGGCATTTCTGGCCTGGATGAGAGCAAACTTAACAGCAGTAATCAAgctattaaaaaatggttgGTAAGGGAGCTGCCCAAGGATTCTCAGATTGCTTCCTTGGAAACCCTGCTCTGGACTCACAAGCAAACACCCCACTCCTTCAAAATCCAGGATAATCAGAGAACAACGGCATTGGACCACTTTCAGGACGTGCGCTTCCTCAGGTTGCACAGCCAAACTGAGGAACTCAGTTGGGAACCCGGCGATGTGCTCGATGTTCAGCCCCAAAATAGCGATGAAGCTGTCAAAACATTCTTCTATCTAATCCACGAACACGGCCTGGACTTCGATGAGAGTACTGTGGTGGAGGTAACCAGTGCCCATCTGGACATGCCGCTACCCAAAGCCTACTCCTTGCCTCTGAACCTCCAGCAGGCAGCGAAATACGTTTGGGATTTAAGTGCCAAACCACGCCAACGATTCCTAGCGGTGCTCGGTCACAATTGCAGCGATGAGatggaaaaggaaaagctCCAGGAATTCTGCTCCGCCGAGGGTATCGACGACCTGGTGGCCTATGTAAACAGGCCGCGAAGGAGTCTCTTGGAGGTGCTGGAGGATTTCCGGCATGCCACCGCCAGTTTAACTCTTCAGCAGCTCTTTGAGATGATGCCGCTTATCCAACCACGCAGCTTTTCCATAGCCTCGGATGCGTCTTCCTCAACATTGGATTTGTTGGTGGCAGTGGTGGAATATAAGACAATAATGCATACCCCGCGTTTGGGCTTGTGCTCCAATTGGCTGAAAAATCTGAAACCGGAAACCGAGCTGCGAGGAGTGGTCAAGAAAGGAACCATGGTCTGGCCAAGGGACTTGACTATACCACTCATTATGGTGGGACCTGGCACGGGCATCGCTCCCTTCCGTAGTGTTATCCAAAACCGACTGGATGCACAGACAAAGGATTCCACCATTGGTCCCTTGATTATTTTCTTCGGCTGCCGGAATAAGACTGCTGATTTCCACTTTGAAAAGGACTTTTCCGCCTGGAGCGATGCCAAGCAGGTGGAAGCTCACATTGCCTTCTCGCGGGATCAGGATCACAAGGTCTATGTCCAGCACTTAATCACCAAGAATGGGGCCCACCTGTCCAAGCTTATTAAAGACCAAAATGCATTTATCTACGTGGCTGGCAGCTCCAATAACATGCCAAAGTCTGTAAGAGAGGCCTTCATCGAGATCCTGGGTGGTGATGCCGATTACGTGGATCTGATGATCAAGCAGCGACGCTATCAGGAGGAAACCTGGGCGTAAAACCGTGTTTACTTGAGTATAGTTCCTATTTGTACAGTTCTGGACGGAAATTATATTGTATTATA
This window of the Drosophila biarmipes strain raj3 chromosome 3L, RU_DBia_V1.1, whole genome shotgun sequence genome carries:
- the LOC108035380 gene encoding NADPH-dependent diflavin oxidoreductase 1 encodes the protein MRLLVLYGSQTGTAQDVAEQIWRESHQLGFQGPVLSFEEYEMSKLIDERLVVFVVATTGDGVEPDNMKLAWRFLLKRSLPAQSLQGMQFACLGLGDSSYPKFNYAAKKLSKRLQNLGATAVCPVGLCDDQHDYGHLGVSLAWTKDLWAALKGISGLDESKLNSSNQAIKKWLVRELPKDSQIASLETLLWTHKQTPHSFKIQDNQRTTALDHFQDVRFLRLHSQTEELSWEPGDVLDVQPQNSDEAVKTFFYLIHEHGLDFDESTVVEVTSAHLDMPLPKAYSLPLNLQQAAKYVWDLSAKPRQRFLAVLGHNCSDEMEKEKLQEFCSAEGIDDLVAYVNRPRRSLLEVLEDFRHATASLTLQQLFEMMPLIQPRSFSIASDASSSTLDLLVAVVEYKTIMHTPRLGLCSNWLKNLKPETELRGVVKKGTMVWPRDLTIPLIMVGPGTGIAPFRSVIQNRLDAQTKDSTIGPLIIFFGCRNKTADFHFEKDFSAWSDAKQVEAHIAFSRDQDHKVYVQHLITKNGAHLSKLIKDQNAFIYVAGSSNNMPKSVREAFIEILGGDADYVDLMIKQRRYQEETWA